The sequence GGGCGACAAGCGCATCCTGCTGGTCGATGGCGAGCCCATCGATTACTGCCTCGCCCGCATCCCGCAAGGCGACGAGTTCCGCGGCAACCTGGCCGCGGGCGGGCGCGGCGAAGGCCGGCCCCTGAGCGAGCGCGATCGTTGGATCGCCGCCCAGGTCGGCCCCGAGATGCGTCGTCGCGGCATGGTGTTCGTCGGACTGGATGTCATCGGCGATTACCTCACCGAGGTCAACGTCACCAGCCCGACCTGCATTCGCGAACTGGATTCGCAGTTCGGATTGAACATCGCCGGTACGCTGTTCGACGCGATCGAAGCGCGCATGCGGGTCGCCACCCGAGCCTGAGGAAAGACCGCCCGCCGATGTCCGCCGTCGCAGCACCCCCGCCCGCCCCGCAGATCGGAGAGCCCGAGCGCCTCGGCGCGACCTTCGTGCTCTCGATGCTGCTGCACGGGATCCTCGTGCTCGGCGTCGGCTTCGCGCTCGACGACGCAGCGCCCGTGCTGCCCACGCTGGACGTCATCCTCACCCAGACGCAGACGCCGCTGACGCCCGCGCAGGCGGACTTCCTCGCGCAGGCCAACAACCAGGGCGGCGGCGACCAGGACAAGAGCGCGCGACCGAGGGATGCGCAGACCGGTATCGCACCGCAACCCGAACCCGGTGCCGCACCGCAGCCCTTGCGCCGCCAATCGCCCGCACCGCAGCCGCCGCCCGAAGCGCGCGTGATCACGGCGCTGCACAGCGACGCGCGAACGCCGCAGGCGCAGGACACGCCCACGCCCACCGAAGCGCCCTATCCCGAGGGCCGCGCGAAGGTCGAACGCGACATGGAGATGGCGCGCCTGGCCGCCGAGATCCAGTTGCGCAGCGCGGCCTACGCCAAGCGCCCGAAGCGCAAGTTCGTTTCGGCGAGCACGAAGGAATACGCGTACGCGGCGTACATGCGCCAATGGGTCGACCGCGCCGAGCGCGTGGGCAACCTCAACTATCCCGATGAAGCGCGCCGCCGCCACATCGGCGGCCTGCTGGTGATCAGCGTGGCGATCCGGCGCGACGGCAGCGTCGAGAAGATGATCATCGTCGAGTCGAGCCACGTGCCGATGCTCGACGACGCCGCGCTGCGCATCGTGCGCCTGAGCGAACCCTTCGCCCCGTTGCCGAAGACGCAGGAAGACCCCGACATCCTGCACGTCACGCGCACCTGGCAGTTCATGCCCGGTGGCGAACTGATCGACCGCTGAGGGTCAGCCGCGACGCCGCCACGCCATCCAGCGCGCGGGCACTTCGCCGATGAGGATGGCGCCCGCGCCGCCGACGACGCCCGCGAACAGGGCCCAGGCCAGTTCGAAATCCATTTCGCGATCCTTGCTTCCGGTCAGAACGAGCGGCATGTGAACAGCGCGAGGGCGATCGGGCAAGAAGAAAAATTCCTGCTGCAGGACGGCAATCCTTCAGGACCGCGCCTTTCGCGCCGCTTGCTGCTCCACCAACGTCAACGCCACGTTGTCCCGCAAGTACGCCGGCTCCGCGCGTTCGGGCGCCACGCCTTCGCCCCGCGCGAACGCATGCGCGGCCAGGCGTGCGACATCCGCCGCATGCGGTAGTGCGGCCGCATCGATCCGCGCGAAGCGCGTGCCCAGCGTGGTGGCGAGCGCACCTTCGACTGCACCGAAACCCGTCCCGACACCGACCCAGCCATCGTCTTCGCCAGGCAACACCACCTGGCCCGGGACGATCACGCGTTCGACATCGAGCCCCACGACATCGCCGCCTTCGCATCGGAACGCAGCCGCATACACCTCGCCCATGCGCGCATCGATGGCCGCGAGCACGCGCGGTGCGTCGGCCTGCAGCGCGAGCGCGGCGAGCGTGGAGACCGGCACGACGGGACGATCCAGCGCGAGCGCGACGCCCTGCGCCACCGCAATCGCCAGGCGCACGCCGGTGAACGCGCCGGGCCCGCGACCGACGGCGATCGCATCGAGCGACGACTTCGCAACACCCGCTTCGGACAACAGCGCATCCGCCCATGGCAACGCGAGCTCGGCATGGCGCCGCGGCGCAAGCTCGAAGCGCTCATGCACCTGCCCGTCGACCCACACGGCGACCGAACACGCTTCGGTCGCGGTCTCGAAAGCCAGCAGTCTCACGCAGCGTCCTCGGGCGCCGGCTCCCACAGTTCGACGAGCCCGCCTTCCGGATCCAGCACGTAACCGAACTTGCCCTGGTCGCTCGCATCGTAGCGATCGAGCACGTTGCAGCCTTCCGCGCGCAGTGCGGTGAGCGTGGCGTCGAGGTCGTCGACGCGCAGGTTCACCATGTAGGGCTTCTGGCTCGGCTCGAAATACGCGGTGTCGGCCTTGAACGGCGACCACACGGTGCATGCGTCCTCGCCCGTGTCCTCGCGCTTCCATTTGAAGATGTGGCCGCCCCAGCCTTCGCCGCCGACATCCAGGTGCTTGGCGTACCAGGCCGACAATGCATCGGGATCGGCCGCCTTGAAGAACACGCCGCCGATGCCGTGGACGCGAGGACGCTCAGCCATGGGGAAGCTCCTGGGGGGTCGGGTCCGGCGATTGTGGACCAAAGAACGCCACGACATCGCCGACCTCGCGGGTCCGCGCGAACGGCGGCAGCGAGTCGAAGAACACGCGCCCGTAGCTCTTCCCCACCAGGCGCGGATCGCACAGCACGAGCACGCCACGGTCGGTCTCGCTGCGGATGAGCCGGCCGACGCCCTGCTTCAGCGCGATCACGGCCTGCGGCAACTGCTCGTCGCGGAAGGGATTGCCGCCGGCGCGGCGGATCGCATCCAGGCGCGCTTCGAACACCGGATCGTCCGGTGCGGCGAAGGGCAGTTTGTCGATGACCACCACGCTCAGCGCCTCGCCCGCGACGTCCACGCCTTCGCGGAAGCTCGCGGCGCCCAGCAGCACGCCGTTGCCCGAGTCGCGGAAGCGTTGCAGTAGCACGTGGCGCGGCGCTTCGCCCTGCACGAACAAGGGCCACGGGCCGTCGCGGAGGTGCTCCGCCGCTTCGCGCAATGCACGATGCGAGGCGAACAGGACGAAGGCGCGTCCCCCCGAGGCTTCGAGCACGGGCGTGAGCGCGTCGACCACGGCGCGGCCGTAGTCGCGCGACATCGGTTCGGGCATGCGCGGCGGCAGGTAGCACAGCGCCTGCGCGTTCCAGTCGAAGGGACTGGGTTCGATCAGCGTGGCGGGCGTGTCGAGGCCCAGGCGTGCGCGCAGGTGCTCGAATCCGCCGGCCACCGAGAGCGTCGCCGACGTGAACACCCAGGCCGCGTGCGAGCGTTCGCGGTGATCGCGCAAGGGGCCGGACACATCGAGCGGCGTGCGTTGCAGGCGGAAGCCGCGCGGGGTGAGTTCGTACCAGAGGACGTCGCCGCTGCGATCGGGCGCGGGTGCGTCGCCCGGATCGAGGTCGATGTCGTCTTCGGTCGCGTGGAAGTCCGATGCCTCCGGCATTTCCAGCCAGCGGCGCAGGCGCCCGCCGAAATCCTGCGCGCGTGCGTGGCAGGCGTCGAAGCCCGGCGCGGCGTCGCGCATCGGCGCCAGCGTTTCGACGAAACCTTGCAGCGCATCCAGCAATTGCTCGCAGGCCTCGCGCACGGGCGCATCATGCAGCGCGCGTCCGCGGGTGCCGCGCGTCGGCAGCACGTCCATCGCGGCGCGCAACACGCGCGTGGCGTGTTCCAGGCGCTGCGCGGGTGCCTGCACGGCGGCGAGCGTGCCCGCGACGTCCTTGCATTCGCCGATCGCATCGCGCGCGAGTTCCACCAGCGGCCGTGCGCCGATGCCTTCGCCGAAGAACTGCGCGGCGAGGTCGGGCAGCTGGTGCGCTTCGTCGACGACGAAGGCCTGCGCACCCGGCAGGATTTCGCCGAAGCCTTCCTGCTTCAGCGCCAGGTCCGCGAGCAGCAGATGGTGGTTCACCACCACGATGTCGGCGACCTGCGCACGCGCGCGGGCCTGCACGACGAAACACTCGGACCAGAACGGGCATTCGCTGCCGAGGCAGTTTTCGGCCGTGCTGGTGACCATCGGCAGCAGCGGCGAATCCTCGGGCAGCGCGTCGATCTCGGCCATGTCGCCGATGCGCGTGCGTCCGCTCCACGCGACGATGCGCTGGAACTGCGCGATCTGTTCGCGGTTGGCGAATCGCGGCTCGCCCTTCGCGCGTTCGAGGCGATGCTTGCACAAGTAGTTCGCGCGGCCCTTGAGCAGCGCGGTCTTCACCGGCGTGCCGAGGGCATCGCGCACGCGCGGCAGGTCGCGCAGGAACAGCTGGTCCTGCAGCGCGCGCGTGCCGGTCGAGACGATCGTCTTCAGGCCCGACAACAACGCGGGGACGAGATAGGCGAAGGTCTTGCCCGTGCCAGTGCCCGCTTCTGCAAGCAAGGCGCCGCGCGTGTCGAAGGCGTCGGCCACCGCCATCGCGAGGCGCTGCTGCGAGGGGCGCGGCGAAAATCCGGGAATCGCATCGGCGAGCGCGCCGCCTTCGGCGAGCGCGTCGCGCGTGGCGACAGGCAGGTCCGACATCTCAGTAGCGCGGGGGCGCGGCGACCCGGCAAGCGTCGAACTGACGCTGCGCCTCCGCCGTGCCCGC comes from Lysobacter sp. KIS68-7 and encodes:
- a CDS encoding VOC family protein, with product MAERPRVHGIGGVFFKAADPDALSAWYAKHLDVGGEGWGGHIFKWKREDTGEDACTVWSPFKADTAYFEPSQKPYMVNLRVDDLDATLTALRAEGCNVLDRYDASDQGKFGYVLDPEGGLVELWEPAPEDAA
- a CDS encoding energy transducer TonB, with the translated sequence MSAVAAPPPAPQIGEPERLGATFVLSMLLHGILVLGVGFALDDAAPVLPTLDVILTQTQTPLTPAQADFLAQANNQGGGDQDKSARPRDAQTGIAPQPEPGAAPQPLRRQSPAPQPPPEARVITALHSDARTPQAQDTPTPTEAPYPEGRAKVERDMEMARLAAEIQLRSAAYAKRPKRKFVSASTKEYAYAAYMRQWVDRAERVGNLNYPDEARRRHIGGLLVISVAIRRDGSVEKMIIVESSHVPMLDDAALRIVRLSEPFAPLPKTQEDPDILHVTRTWQFMPGGELIDR
- the tsaB gene encoding tRNA (adenosine(37)-N6)-threonylcarbamoyltransferase complex dimerization subunit type 1 TsaB, encoding MRLLAFETATEACSVAVWVDGQVHERFELAPRRHAELALPWADALLSEAGVAKSSLDAIAVGRGPGAFTGVRLAIAVAQGVALALDRPVVPVSTLAALALQADAPRVLAAIDARMGEVYAAAFRCEGGDVVGLDVERVIVPGQVVLPGEDDGWVGVGTGFGAVEGALATTLGTRFARIDAAALPHAADVARLAAHAFARGEGVAPERAEPAYLRDNVALTLVEQQAARKARS
- a CDS encoding ATP-dependent DNA helicase, with amino-acid sequence MSDLPVATRDALAEGGALADAIPGFSPRPSQQRLAMAVADAFDTRGALLAEAGTGTGKTFAYLVPALLSGLKTIVSTGTRALQDQLFLRDLPRVRDALGTPVKTALLKGRANYLCKHRLERAKGEPRFANREQIAQFQRIVAWSGRTRIGDMAEIDALPEDSPLLPMVTSTAENCLGSECPFWSECFVVQARARAQVADIVVVNHHLLLADLALKQEGFGEILPGAQAFVVDEAHQLPDLAAQFFGEGIGARPLVELARDAIGECKDVAGTLAAVQAPAQRLEHATRVLRAAMDVLPTRGTRGRALHDAPVREACEQLLDALQGFVETLAPMRDAAPGFDACHARAQDFGGRLRRWLEMPEASDFHATEDDIDLDPGDAPAPDRSGDVLWYELTPRGFRLQRTPLDVSGPLRDHRERSHAAWVFTSATLSVAGGFEHLRARLGLDTPATLIEPSPFDWNAQALCYLPPRMPEPMSRDYGRAVVDALTPVLEASGGRAFVLFASHRALREAAEHLRDGPWPLFVQGEAPRHVLLQRFRDSGNGVLLGAASFREGVDVAGEALSVVVIDKLPFAAPDDPVFEARLDAIRRAGGNPFRDEQLPQAVIALKQGVGRLIRSETDRGVLVLCDPRLVGKSYGRVFFDSLPPFARTREVGDVVAFFGPQSPDPTPQELPHG